Proteins encoded together in one Salvelinus fontinalis isolate EN_2023a chromosome 6, ASM2944872v1, whole genome shotgun sequence window:
- the LOC129856970 gene encoding B-cell antigen receptor complex-associated protein alpha chain-like, whose amino-acid sequence MTGNQYKTVKKMVAVTFLFLCFWAAGDLSRIQVTLEPDRPSLRVQLSHTASLRCCYSVTGGAVDTIWATSPHTVKGTDILRGVDRRDNRVTVDGGNLTAAGVMCHTLILREARLNDSGLYQCFLNHSALRPSVYTHGTFLHVYRPMVKILDISESTKNSILTAEGMLLMLAMLLHGTMMLCKTKKLNQLKKKRVKEEEENIYEGLNLEECCSTYDQIQRSLVQGPYQDVGNMIMEEEEIQLEKP is encoded by the exons ATGACTGGCAACCAATATAAAACAGTGAAGAAGATGGTGGCCGTGACATTCTTGTTCCTCTGCTTCTGGGCTG CAGGTGACCTCAGCCGTATCCAGGTTACTCTGGAGCCAGACAGGCCCTCTCTGAGGGTGCAGCTCTCTCATACCGCCTCCCTGCGCTGCTGCTACTCAGTCACAGGGGGAGCCGTGGACACCATCTGGGCCACCAGCCCCCACACGGTCAAAGGCACGGACATCCTTCGGGGAGTGGACCGGAGAGACAACCGTGTGACGGTGGATGGGGGGAACCTGACGGCGGCAGGGGTCATGTGTCACACACTGATCCTTAGGGAGGCCCGTCTGAACGACTCGGGGTTGTACCAGTGTTTCCTCAACCACAGCGCCCTGCGGCCCTCTGTATACACGCACGGCACCTTCCTGCATGtctaca GGCCGATGGTGAAGATTCTGGACATCAGTGAAAGCACAAAGAACAGCATCCTGACTGCTGAGGGAATGTTACTGATGCTGGCGATGCTTCTGCATGGGACCATGATGCTCTGTAAG ACGAAGAAACTCAATCAACTGAAGAAGAAAAGGgtcaaagaggaagaggagaatatCTATGAG GGTCTAAATCTGGAGGAATGCTGTTCCACATATGATCAGATCCAGCGCTCTCTGGTGCAGGGCCCCTACCAAGACGTGGGAAACATGAttatggaggaggaggaaatccAACTGGAGAAGCCTTAa